ACCGCCGGCGAAGTTATCGCCGCTGGCGCGGAGCGCATTGTGGTGGTTCGCGCACTAACCGAGGCAGCAAATCCGGAAGAGGCAGCGCGTGCTCTGCGCGCTGTGGTTTCACCAAGGAGCTAGGACGCTGTGAATATTAATTCACAACAAGACGACCTTCTGACTCAAGCTAAAGCGAATAGCAATGGCCGCGCTGCGGAAATTGTTGTCCACGACGGTCCGCTGCGCCAGACTCTCATCGCACTGACTGAAGGAACTGAGCTTTCCGCCCATAACTCGCCGCCCGCAGCCTCGATGCTTGTGCTTGTTGGCGAAGTTGAAATCACCGGTGCCGATAAAACCACGATTTCCGAGGGCAATCTCAAAGTGCTCACCCACGTCAAGCACGGAGTGAAGGCTCTAGCGGATTCCGTGTTTTTGCTGACCACGGTCACAGGCGTCGACGGAATCGACAGCCACGGCGACAAGTAGCAATCAGCTCCTACTCCCCGGCGAACGTCTCCAACTGCCGAATGGCACCCGAGACAATCAACAGGTCACCTGCGGTAATGCGGTCGTCGGCAAGCGCGGGGCGGAAGCGCTGACCGCGCTTTTGTACGGCGACGACCGTAATCGGTGCGCTCTGGTTAATCTCCGCCACGGTCTTATCCAGGCAATGGATCGGCGGCGCGACCTTACCGACTGCGTAGTCGCGATCGAACTCCAGGAAGTCCTGGACCTTGCCGCCGATTAGGTGCGCAATACGACGGCCAGTGTCGGCCTCCGGGCGAATGACGTGGTGAACACCGATCTGGCCCAGAATCTTGGCGTGGGCCTGGTTATCGGCCTTTGCCCAAATCAGCGGCACATCCATGTCCACCAGTGCGGACGCGGTCAGCAACGACGCCTCGATATCACTGCCGATTGCAATGACCACGCGTTCGGCTTCATCGACACCGAGCTGCTTCAGTACTTCCGGCATGGTGGTGTCGGCGGTAACCACGTGATCGAAGGTCGAGGACAGCTCCTGAACCACCTTTTCGCGGTGGTCTACGCAGAGAACCTCGATACCGCCAGCGACCAGCTCCTCGCCGAGCGCCTGTCCGAAACGCCCCATGCCGAGAATGACAACAGGAGAAGAGCTGGCTTGGTTGGCGAAATGCTCTGCAAAACCAGCAAACGGATTGAATTTCGAGTTAGCCAATGAAGGGCCTTTCTTCCGGATATTCATAGACGCGCTGGCGTGGGCGGGCGGCCAAGGCCGTCGCCAAGGCGATTGGGCCAACACGACCGGTGAACATCAGCACGATGAAGATTGCCTGTGCCGCCACCGGTAGGTCAGCGGTGATACCTGTGGAAAGGCCTACCGTGGCGAAGGCACTGACTACTTCAAAAAGGATTTGGTCAGTAGAAAACTGTGGCGCTATGAAACTGACGGCGATTACTGCCAGAAATACCTGGCCAATACCGAATGCAAGAACAACGAGGGCCTGGCGCAGCACCTTTGGGTTCAGGCGCCGCCTAGCCACGGATACAGAGGTGTCACCGCGAATCTCCGCGAGAACGGCGGCGAGAATGACGGCCGACGTCGTGATTTTCACGCCACCTGCGGTACCACCGGTGCCGCCGCCAATGAACATGAGGAAGTCCGTGCCCAGCAGTGTCGACGGGTGAAAGTCTGCGTAATCGAGTGCGTTGAACCCCGCGGTACGCGGGCTCACACCAGCGAAGAATGAGTTGAGTATCTTCTCCCCCGTGGTGAATCCAGACATGGCATTGGACCACTCACCAAATGCCACCATGAGCGTGCCCAAGGCAATCAGCAGGATGGTGCCTTTAATGGTGAAGCGAGTAGTCAATGACCAGCGCTTAGGCAGCTGTCCTCGAGTGCGAACGCTGAGCCACGTCTTCAGGTGCCGCCAAGCCTCAAGCAAAACCGGAAAACCCAGACCACCCACAATGAGGGCGAAGGCCAGGGGCAATAGCACCCAGGTATCACTGAAAAATCCCATGACATTGTCGGTATACAGAGCGAAGCCGGCGTTGTTAAAGCCGGAGATGGCATGGAACAAGCCTTCCCACACAGCTCTTCCCCAGCTGTACTCATAACCGAAGTGGAACCGCAGCGTAAGTGCCACTGCGACCACAAACTCCACCAACAGAGTGAAGCTAACGGCAGCACGGACAACCCACGAAATCTCGCCCATATCCATACCGCGGCCTTCAACGCGGGCACCGGCACGGCGGTTCAGGCCGAGCCTTCCTGCTACGAAGAGGCCGAAGAGTGAAGCCAAGGTCATGAACCCGAGACCACCCAGCTGAATCAACAACATGATGACGACCTTGCCGAAGGTTGACCAATGGGTGGCCGTATCTACGGTGATCAGGCCGGTCAGGCTTGTTGCTGAGGTGGCTGTGAACAGCGCATCAGACAGCGCCGTGGGCAGGCACAGATTCCCAGGGCTCGGGGCACAGTGCCCCGTGGGGTGGCTATTGGCTGCCGAGATCGGCAGCATTAACAAAACCGTGCCAACGGTTATGAGGGCGACATAGCACCACACCACCAACGTCGTGGGACGAACTCCCCGACGTGATTTAGTGGTCTGCCGCGACAGCGTAATCACCATCGGAACGTTAGTCCTCGTGGCCAGCGGTGTCGAGGGGATCCGAGAATTCTGCCCCTTACGCGTACCCGACTAATAGGGGAACTGCCCTACACTCCAGGCACAGTTGCGATATCCCGTACACATTTCGCGCCCAACCCCGCCCCCACACCCCACCCGCTTTGGCTACTGCGGAAAGCTTGAGTTATTGTCAGATTCATGATGACACCCCTGATGAACACACCCGCGCCGTGCGGCGCACAGTGGTGGTGGCTCGCTTAAGTCCGCGAGCAACGTCACGTCATCTCATTAAATTCGACGGCAAACCCGTCAAGTACGAGCTCGCAAGAAGATAAATCTGGCGGGCTCTTTTCTTTTATCGGTTCGACAAAGAGAACCAGGGCCCGCTGAAATAAACAACAGCAACGAAAGGCCCCCTCAATGACTGATTACAACCCCAGCGCGGATGCCATCGCCAAGGCTTCAGCACCGACTGCAACCAGGGCGCCGTCGGCAAGCGTTAACGGCGCGGGCGAGGTGCGCGAAACTCTCTTGCCTGCATTTTTCGGTCGCTTCGGCGGACAGGAAGTGCCGGAGTTCCTGCTACCAGCACTCGATGAGCTG
The sequence above is drawn from the Corynebacterium jeikeium genome and encodes:
- a CDS encoding TrkH family potassium uptake protein, with product MVITLSRQTTKSRRGVRPTTLVVWCYVALITVGTVLLMLPISAANSHPTGHCAPSPGNLCLPTALSDALFTATSATSLTGLITVDTATHWSTFGKVVIMLLIQLGGLGFMTLASLFGLFVAGRLGLNRRAGARVEGRGMDMGEISWVVRAAVSFTLLVEFVVAVALTLRFHFGYEYSWGRAVWEGLFHAISGFNNAGFALYTDNVMGFFSDTWVLLPLAFALIVGGLGFPVLLEAWRHLKTWLSVRTRGQLPKRWSLTTRFTIKGTILLIALGTLMVAFGEWSNAMSGFTTGEKILNSFFAGVSPRTAGFNALDYADFHPSTLLGTDFLMFIGGGTGGTAGGVKITTSAVILAAVLAEIRGDTSVSVARRRLNPKVLRQALVVLAFGIGQVFLAVIAVSFIAPQFSTDQILFEVVSAFATVGLSTGITADLPVAAQAIFIVLMFTGRVGPIALATALAARPRQRVYEYPEERPFIG
- a CDS encoding cupin, translating into MNINSQQDDLLTQAKANSNGRAAEIVVHDGPLRQTLIALTEGTELSAHNSPPAASMLVLVGEVEITGADKTTISEGNLKVLTHVKHGVKALADSVFLLTTVTGVDGIDSHGDK
- a CDS encoding TrkA family potassium uptake protein, with the translated sequence MANSKFNPFAGFAEHFANQASSSPVVILGMGRFGQALGEELVAGGIEVLCVDHREKVVQELSSTFDHVVTADTTMPEVLKQLGVDEAERVVIAIGSDIEASLLTASALVDMDVPLIWAKADNQAHAKILGQIGVHHVIRPEADTGRRIAHLIGGKVQDFLEFDRDYAVGKVAPPIHCLDKTVAEINQSAPITVVAVQKRGQRFRPALADDRITAGDLLIVSGAIRQLETFAGE